One genomic segment of Sminthopsis crassicaudata isolate SCR6 chromosome 2, ASM4859323v1, whole genome shotgun sequence includes these proteins:
- the SMIM32 gene encoding small integral membrane protein 32, with the protein MYGELFNSTSAAEVPLPLHTSTLYGSGTTKPVSSSALYVSTARGLKEGEISKPDLVTYLVLFFFLLLSVSIILLFINCQLKNSFATLPYDRSLREARTPWKTQANTTGSQQLEGADPVCSF; encoded by the coding sequence ATGTATGGCGAACTCTTCAATTCCACCAGTGCCGCCGAAGTCCCGCTCCCGCTGCACACCAGCACCCTGTATGGGAGCGGGACCACGAAGCCTGTGAGCTCTTCTGCTCTCTACGTGTCGACAGCCCGGGGTCTCAAGGAGGGGGAGATAAGTAAGCCAGACCTGGTGACTTACCTCGTGTTGTTCTTCTTCCTACTCCTGTCAGTGTCTATCATCCTACTCTTCATTAACTGTCAGCTGAAAAACTCCTTTGCCACCTTACCTTACGATCGATCTCTGAGGGAGGCTCGGACTCCGTGGAAAACGCAGGCTAACACCACAGGAAGCCAGCAGCTGGAAGGAGCAGACCCTGTCTGCTCCTTTTGA